From Streptomonospora salina, the proteins below share one genomic window:
- the dhaM gene encoding dihydroxyacetone kinase phosphoryl donor subunit DhaM produces the protein MGNDGATVGIVLVSHSGKLAEGLHELIAQLGSAGGRVFSAGGTDDGGIGTSYERIGAAIAEADSGAGVVVLADIGSAVLTARTVLEDESRDDLVLVDAPFVEGAVAAAVTASTGAALAAVTEAARDARSQPKFPD, from the coding sequence ATGGGAAACGATGGCGCCACTGTCGGAATCGTGCTCGTGTCGCACAGCGGGAAACTCGCCGAAGGGCTGCACGAACTGATCGCCCAGCTCGGCTCGGCGGGCGGGCGCGTCTTCAGCGCCGGAGGGACCGACGACGGCGGGATCGGCACCTCCTATGAGCGGATCGGTGCGGCGATCGCCGAGGCCGACTCCGGCGCCGGCGTGGTCGTGCTGGCCGACATCGGCAGCGCGGTGCTCACCGCCCGGACGGTGCTGGAGGACGAGTCCCGCGACGACCTCGTGCTGGTGGACGCGCCGTTCGTCGAGGGCGCCGTGGCGGCGGCCGTCACCGCCTCCACCGGAGCCGCTCTCGCCGCCGTCACCGAGGCCGCCCGCGACGCCCGCAGCCAGCCCAAGTTCCCGGACTGA
- the dhaK gene encoding dihydroxyacetone kinase subunit DhaK encodes MKKFLNTADTYLTDALAGFAAAHPELSVNLESGVVTRARGAVAGKVGLVSGGGSGHEPLHTGFVGEGMLDAACPGEIFTSPVPDQATEAVRAADSGEGTVLVVKNYTGDVMNFEMAAETLGDEGLQVETVLVDDDVAVEDSTFTAGRRGTGATLLVEKIAGGSAARGDALAEVAEAGRRVNAASRSFAVALTACTTPSAGRPGFDLPEDEIEVGVGIHGEPGRRREKLRSAGEIVSDMVDAVLDDRPLESGSEAIVVVNGLGGTPLSELYLVYGEVAALLEERGITIVRNAVGDYVTSLDMAGCSITICEAQEDFLPLWDAPVNTPGLRWGV; translated from the coding sequence ATGAAGAAGTTCCTCAACACCGCCGACACCTACCTCACCGACGCGCTGGCCGGTTTCGCGGCCGCCCACCCCGAACTGTCGGTCAACCTGGAATCCGGGGTGGTCACGCGCGCCCGCGGCGCCGTCGCCGGCAAGGTCGGTCTGGTCTCGGGCGGCGGATCGGGCCATGAACCGCTGCACACCGGGTTCGTCGGCGAAGGCATGCTCGACGCCGCCTGCCCCGGCGAGATCTTCACCTCGCCCGTGCCCGACCAGGCCACCGAGGCGGTGCGCGCTGCCGACAGCGGCGAGGGGACGGTGCTGGTGGTGAAGAACTACACCGGCGACGTGATGAACTTCGAGATGGCCGCCGAAACCCTCGGCGACGAGGGCTTGCAGGTCGAGACGGTGCTGGTCGACGACGACGTCGCGGTGGAGGACTCGACCTTCACGGCGGGACGGCGCGGCACCGGCGCCACGCTGCTGGTCGAGAAGATCGCCGGCGGGTCGGCCGCGCGCGGCGACGCGCTGGCGGAGGTCGCCGAGGCGGGCCGGCGGGTCAACGCGGCGTCGCGTTCGTTCGCGGTGGCGCTGACCGCCTGCACGACGCCTTCGGCCGGGCGCCCCGGATTCGACCTGCCCGAGGACGAGATCGAGGTGGGCGTGGGCATCCACGGCGAGCCGGGCCGGCGCCGGGAGAAGCTGCGTTCGGCGGGCGAGATCGTCTCCGACATGGTCGACGCGGTGCTCGACGACCGCCCGCTGGAGAGCGGCTCGGAGGCGATCGTGGTGGTCAACGGGCTGGGCGGCACTCCGCTCAGCGAGCTGTACCTGGTCTACGGCGAGGTCGCGGCTCTGCTGGAGGAGCGCGGGATCACCATCGTCCGCAACGCCGTCGGCGACTACGTCACCAGCCTGGACATGGCCGGCTGCTCCATCACGATCTGCGAGGCCCAGGAGGACTTCCTCCCGCTGTGGGACGCGCCGGTGAACACTCCGGGGCTGCGGTGGGGGGTCTGA
- the dhaL gene encoding dihydroxyacetone kinase subunit DhaL produces the protein MDIELARTWVRGIGAAVERERERLGELDAAVGDGDHGTNMHRGFDAAVAAVAAMDPDSVGAVLTTTGTTLVSKVGGASGPLYGTALRAAGKKLDAERAEPAEVGAALTAALEEVRRLGGAQPGDKTMVDALAPAVDAFVRAADSGGRLGAAARAAADAAEEGMRATEPMQARKGRASYLGERSIGHVDPGAVSTALMMRALADAAAEC, from the coding sequence GTGGACATCGAACTCGCCCGCACCTGGGTGCGGGGCATCGGCGCGGCCGTCGAACGCGAGCGGGAGCGGCTGGGCGAGCTGGACGCCGCCGTCGGCGACGGCGACCACGGCACCAACATGCACCGCGGCTTCGACGCGGCCGTGGCGGCGGTTGCGGCGATGGACCCGGACTCGGTCGGCGCGGTGCTGACCACGACCGGCACCACGCTGGTCTCCAAGGTCGGCGGCGCCTCCGGTCCGCTGTACGGCACGGCGTTGCGCGCCGCGGGCAAGAAGCTGGACGCGGAGCGCGCCGAACCGGCCGAGGTGGGCGCCGCGCTGACCGCGGCGCTGGAGGAGGTGCGCCGCCTCGGCGGCGCGCAGCCCGGCGACAAGACGATGGTCGACGCGTTGGCGCCCGCCGTGGACGCGTTCGTCCGGGCGGCCGACTCCGGCGGCCGGCTCGGCGCGGCGGCGCGCGCCGCCGCCGACGCGGCCGAGGAGGGCATGCGGGCCACCGAGCCGATGCAGGCGCGCAAAGGCCGGGCGTCCTATCTCGGCGAACGCAGCATCGGCCATGTGGATCCGGGCGCGGTGTCCACGGCCCTGATGATGCGGGCGCTGGCCGACGCGGCCGCCGAGTGCTGA
- a CDS encoding LCP family protein has product MAPSHTRHRARSRARRVAASVCIVLLVLVAAAAGAVVWRTGAYDAGIDRISGALPEDRASADADPGENWLVVGSDLRGEATAGKWRSGESGSDVIILVHMPADADRVFAVSFPRDSWVPIPGHGTDKINEAYRQGGSRLLVRTVERFSGVAIDHFAAVDFAGFERMVDALGGVTLDLPREIRDPTNGWHWEQGENDMDGEEALRFVRERKGLSGSDIDRVARQQVFLNAIAEKAASDLASDPGRLDAFLTAAGESLAVDDRVTAATLQAAALRLLDAGPDNAVFVTLAVDEPAWIDGKNVLRLDTPVNDGLFAALEQGRLHAYVDEHDLANDARSLN; this is encoded by the coding sequence ATGGCACCGTCGCACACCAGGCACCGGGCCCGCAGCCGGGCCCGGCGGGTGGCCGCGTCCGTGTGCATCGTCCTGCTCGTGCTGGTCGCGGCCGCCGCCGGGGCCGTGGTGTGGCGCACCGGAGCCTACGACGCCGGCATCGACCGCATCTCCGGCGCGCTGCCCGAGGACCGCGCCTCCGCCGACGCCGACCCCGGAGAGAACTGGCTGGTCGTGGGATCGGATCTGCGCGGCGAAGCCACGGCCGGCAAGTGGCGCAGCGGCGAATCGGGCTCCGACGTGATCATCCTGGTGCACATGCCCGCCGACGCCGACCGCGTGTTCGCCGTCTCGTTCCCGCGCGACTCCTGGGTGCCGATCCCCGGCCACGGCACGGACAAGATCAACGAGGCCTACCGCCAAGGCGGCTCCCGGCTGCTGGTGCGCACCGTCGAACGGTTCAGCGGCGTCGCGATCGACCACTTCGCCGCCGTGGACTTCGCGGGGTTCGAGCGCATGGTCGACGCGCTCGGCGGCGTCACGCTCGACCTGCCCCGCGAAATCCGCGACCCCACCAACGGCTGGCACTGGGAACAGGGCGAGAACGACATGGACGGCGAGGAGGCTCTGCGGTTCGTCCGCGAACGCAAGGGCCTCTCCGGCAGCGACATCGACCGGGTGGCGCGCCAGCAGGTGTTCCTCAACGCGATCGCCGAGAAGGCGGCCTCGGACCTGGCTTCCGACCCGGGGCGGCTCGACGCGTTCCTCACCGCCGCCGGCGAGTCACTGGCCGTCGACGACCGGGTCACCGCCGCGACGCTGCAGGCGGCCGCGCTGCGGCTGCTCGATGCCGGGCCGGACAACGCCGTCTTCGTCACCCTGGCGGTCGACGAGCCGGCATGGATCGACGGCAAGAACGTGCTGCGGCTGGACACCCCGGTCAACGACGGCCTGTTCGCGGCGCTGGAGCAGGGCCGCCTCCATGCCTACGTCGACGAGCACGACCTCGCCAACGACGCCCGGAGCCTGAACTGA
- a CDS encoding Hsp20/alpha crystallin family protein, which yields MMLMRTDPFRGFDRITQRLLDDGLQPAGGMPMDAYRDGDSFVVDFDLPGVRPESIDLEVERNVLTVTADRADTAYEGRETVVAERPSGTFSRQLFLGETLDTDNISAEYVDGVLTLRVPVAEQAKPRKINVSGSSQARRIDA from the coding sequence ATGATGCTGATGCGTACAGACCCCTTCCGCGGTTTCGACCGGATCACCCAGCGCCTGCTCGACGACGGCCTCCAGCCCGCAGGCGGCATGCCGATGGACGCCTACCGGGACGGCGACTCGTTCGTGGTCGACTTCGACCTGCCCGGCGTCCGGCCCGAGTCCATCGACCTGGAAGTCGAGCGCAACGTGCTGACCGTCACGGCCGATCGGGCCGACACCGCGTATGAAGGGCGAGAGACGGTCGTGGCCGAGCGCCCTTCGGGCACGTTCTCCCGGCAGCTGTTCCTCGGCGAGACGCTGGACACCGACAACATCTCGGCCGAGTACGTCGACGGCGTCCTCACGCTCCGCGTGCCGGTGGCCGAACAGGCCAAGCCACGCAAGATCAACGTCAGCGGGAGCAGCCAGGCGCGCCGGATCGACGCCTGA
- a CDS encoding MerR family transcriptional regulator, producing the protein MTADGRPGPDRALYTISVAAGLAGISPQSLRLYEQRGLLHPARTGGGTRLYSDNDIDRLRRINRLAEEGVNLAGISRILDLQEENTRLRGSGAEES; encoded by the coding sequence ATGACCGCAGACGGCCGCCCCGGACCGGACCGGGCCCTGTACACCATCTCGGTGGCCGCCGGCCTCGCCGGGATCTCGCCGCAGTCGCTGCGCCTCTACGAGCAGCGCGGGCTGCTCCACCCCGCGCGCACGGGCGGCGGCACACGTCTGTACAGCGACAACGACATCGACCGGCTGCGGCGCATCAACCGCTTGGCCGAGGAGGGCGTCAACCTCGCCGGGATCTCCCGCATCCTCGACCTGCAGGAGGAGAACACCCGGCTGCGCGGCTCCGGCGCCGAGGAGAGCTGA
- a CDS encoding MFS transporter encodes MTPLSARPETGSGSPTGPGADPPADSGAGSGTATGASGARRPIAAVALCGLVLAMSGPGQTAGMSVLIDHFIRDLDVSRSAVSTAYMIGTLCGAAALPWIGRAVDRFGVRPVLAAVALVFGCFLTLLSLVEGIVGLTVAFVGARALGQGGMTLVATTAVAIAVTRKRGTAIGATTALGTAGISLVPVATERIIAELGWRAAVFGEALAVWVIVLPIAVWGLRGARASDGGTGAQDADGGGAAETAWPLRAIMRTSMFWIITGAVACSGLVTTAVFFHQVSVLGEQGLTPAQAAANFLPQTAAGLLASFGFSAATDRFSPKLLIMGCMAMQTAALCMLPVVGPGLTAVTYGMALGAGAAGARSVEAAAFPYYYGTASLGTLRGLTQSVAVSSTAVAPLLLSLGRDLAGSYLPPVLALAVLPALIAVAAPFARRPRRRQGASADDPGGSAAEEG; translated from the coding sequence GTGACCCCGCTGTCCGCACGCCCTGAGACCGGCTCCGGTTCCCCGACCGGCCCCGGCGCCGATCCGCCCGCCGACTCCGGTGCCGGTTCCGGCACCGCCACCGGCGCGAGCGGCGCGCGGCGCCCGATCGCGGCGGTCGCGCTGTGCGGGCTCGTCCTCGCGATGAGCGGCCCCGGTCAGACCGCCGGGATGTCGGTGCTGATCGACCATTTCATCCGCGACCTGGACGTCAGCCGCTCGGCCGTGTCCACCGCCTACATGATCGGCACCCTGTGCGGTGCGGCCGCACTGCCCTGGATCGGCCGCGCCGTCGACCGGTTCGGCGTGCGGCCCGTCCTGGCGGCGGTCGCGCTGGTATTCGGCTGCTTTCTGACGCTGCTGTCGCTGGTCGAAGGCATCGTCGGACTGACCGTGGCCTTCGTGGGCGCCCGCGCGCTGGGCCAGGGCGGCATGACGCTGGTGGCCACCACCGCCGTCGCCATCGCCGTGACCCGCAAGCGCGGGACCGCCATCGGCGCCACCACGGCCCTCGGCACGGCCGGGATCTCGCTGGTGCCCGTAGCCACCGAGCGCATCATCGCCGAACTCGGCTGGCGCGCGGCCGTCTTCGGCGAGGCGCTGGCGGTATGGGTGATCGTGCTGCCCATCGCCGTGTGGGGGCTGCGCGGCGCGCGCGCGAGCGACGGCGGCACCGGGGCGCAGGACGCCGACGGCGGCGGGGCGGCCGAGACCGCCTGGCCGCTGCGCGCGATCATGCGCACCTCGATGTTCTGGATCATCACCGGCGCCGTGGCCTGCAGCGGCCTGGTGACCACGGCGGTGTTCTTCCACCAGGTATCGGTCCTGGGCGAGCAAGGGCTGACCCCCGCCCAGGCCGCGGCCAACTTCCTGCCCCAGACCGCGGCCGGGCTGCTGGCGTCGTTCGGCTTCAGCGCCGCCACCGACCGCTTCTCCCCGAAGCTGCTGATCATGGGGTGTATGGCGATGCAGACGGCGGCGCTGTGCATGCTGCCGGTCGTCGGTCCGGGCCTGACCGCCGTCACCTACGGGATGGCCCTGGGCGCGGGGGCCGCGGGAGCCCGCTCGGTGGAGGCCGCGGCGTTCCCGTACTACTACGGCACCGCGAGCCTGGGCACGCTGCGCGGGCTTACCCAGTCGGTGGCGGTGTCCTCCACCGCGGTGGCTCCGCTGCTGCTGTCGCTGGGCCGCGACCTGGCCGGCTCCTACCTGCCGCCCGTGCTCGCGCTGGCGGTGCTGCCCGCGCTGATCGCCGTCGCGGCGCCCTTCGCCCGGCGCCCGCGGCGCCGGCAGGGCGCGTCGGCCGACGACCCGGGCGGCTCCGCCGCCGAGGAGGGCTGA
- a CDS encoding NUDIX hydrolase family protein, with product MTDTTDTSPGWLSDTEIEDARGRLPIVYVNAVPVRVDESGTVTGVGLLLGVAPDQTFSRSLVSGRVLFHERIRDALLRHLEKDLGPVALPHVPSSPQPFTVAEYFPTPGITPFHDPRQHAVSLAYVVPVTGDCRPRRDALDLVWFSPEEAVSENVQQEMAGGQGVLLRQALAHVGLVP from the coding sequence ATGACAGATACCACGGACACCTCGCCCGGCTGGCTCTCCGACACCGAGATCGAGGACGCGCGCGGACGCCTGCCCATCGTCTACGTCAACGCCGTGCCCGTGCGCGTGGACGAATCGGGGACGGTGACCGGCGTCGGCCTGCTGCTGGGCGTGGCGCCCGACCAGACCTTCAGCCGCTCCCTGGTGTCGGGGCGTGTGCTGTTCCACGAGCGCATCCGCGACGCCCTGCTGCGCCACCTGGAGAAGGACTTGGGGCCGGTCGCGCTGCCGCACGTGCCGTCCTCGCCGCAGCCGTTCACCGTTGCGGAGTACTTCCCCACGCCCGGTATCACTCCCTTCCACGATCCGCGCCAGCACGCGGTGTCGCTGGCTTACGTGGTGCCGGTCACCGGCGACTGCCGACCCCGCCGGGACGCGCTGGACCTGGTGTGGTTCTCCCCGGAGGAGGCCGTGAGCGAGAACGTGCAGCAGGAGATGGCCGGGGGCCAGGGCGTGCTGCTGCGCCAGGCGCTGGCCCACGTGGGCCTGGTGCCCTGA
- the tnpB gene encoding IS607 family element RNA-guided endonuclease TnpB, producing the protein MSTHHQAYLFALEPTAEQEQALASHCGAARFAFNWGLARVKANLGQREAERSYGVSEAELTPSLNWSAYGLRKQWNAAKHAVAPWWGENSKEAYACGVADLAAALKNWNASRTGTRAGRKVAFPRFKSKRSRKSFRITTGAFGLDGTDNRHVKLPRIGAVRTHESTRKLARHLYRGSARILAATVSFQRGRWHVSFTVEKTAPAPVPATDGGTVGVDLGIKHLAVLSTGATVDNPKHLDKTQRRLRRAQRRASRRRGPDRRTGQQPSNRWRKARAAADRLHTKAAAARRDGLHRLTTRLVDEFDTIVIEDLNVSGMVANRRLARAVSDTGMGEVRRQLTYKAAWYGRRLVVADRWFPSSKTCNDCGAVKAKLRLSERTFACEACGVVADRDANAARNLAGLAEAASSPSCGARMNEPAGNPRKTGRAGYGYRHGKAPPEGAGPTPRREATAQGTFLHVS; encoded by the coding sequence GTGAGCACGCACCACCAGGCGTATCTGTTCGCGCTGGAGCCTACCGCTGAGCAGGAACAGGCGCTGGCCTCGCATTGCGGGGCGGCCCGGTTCGCTTTCAACTGGGGCCTGGCCCGCGTCAAGGCCAACCTGGGCCAGCGCGAGGCGGAGCGCTCCTACGGCGTGTCCGAGGCGGAGCTGACCCCGAGTCTGAATTGGTCGGCCTACGGTCTGCGCAAACAGTGGAACGCCGCCAAGCACGCGGTGGCCCCCTGGTGGGGCGAGAACTCCAAAGAGGCCTACGCCTGCGGGGTGGCCGATCTCGCGGCCGCGCTGAAGAACTGGAACGCCTCCCGCACCGGGACGCGCGCCGGGAGGAAGGTCGCCTTCCCCCGGTTCAAGTCCAAACGCTCCCGTAAATCCTTCCGCATCACCACCGGCGCCTTCGGGCTGGACGGGACCGACAACCGGCACGTGAAGCTGCCCCGGATCGGGGCGGTGCGCACGCATGAGTCCACTCGCAAGCTCGCGCGCCACCTGTACCGGGGCAGCGCTCGCATCCTGGCGGCCACCGTGAGCTTCCAGCGGGGGCGGTGGCACGTGTCCTTCACCGTGGAGAAGACCGCTCCAGCACCGGTCCCGGCCACAGACGGCGGGACCGTGGGCGTGGACCTGGGAATCAAGCACCTGGCGGTGCTGTCCACCGGCGCGACCGTCGACAACCCCAAACACCTCGACAAGACCCAGCGTAGGCTCCGCCGCGCCCAGCGGCGGGCCTCCCGGCGCCGGGGCCCCGACCGGCGCACCGGGCAGCAACCGTCCAACCGGTGGCGCAAAGCCCGCGCCGCCGCCGACCGCCTCCACACCAAGGCGGCCGCCGCCCGCCGCGACGGGCTCCACCGGCTCACCACCCGACTGGTGGACGAGTTCGACACCATCGTGATCGAGGACCTGAACGTGTCCGGGATGGTCGCCAACCGGCGCCTGGCCCGCGCGGTCTCCGACACCGGCATGGGCGAGGTGCGGCGCCAACTTACCTACAAGGCCGCCTGGTACGGTCGCCGCCTGGTGGTGGCCGACCGGTGGTTCCCCAGCTCCAAAACCTGCAACGACTGCGGTGCGGTGAAAGCCAAGCTGCGCCTGTCGGAGCGGACGTTCGCCTGCGAGGCGTGCGGGGTGGTCGCCGACCGCGACGCCAACGCCGCCCGCAATCTCGCCGGCCTCGCCGAGGCCGCCTCCTCCCCGAGTTGCGGGGCGAGGATGAACGAGCCCGCTGGAAACCCGCGTAAGACCGGCCGTGCCGGCTATGGGTATCGCCACGGGAAGGCCCCGCCCGAAGGGGCGGGGCCGACGCCGCGCCGCGAGGCGACGGCTCAGGGCACGTTTTTACACGTTTCCTGA
- a CDS encoding IS607 family transposase, whose translation MKLTEWARTQGVSYRSALNWFHAGTLPVPARQLATGTILVEEPVATGGRTAAYCRVSSTDRKPDLERQAGRVAAECGRRGITLDATVTETGSALDGNRPKLHALLRDASVATIVVEHRDRLARFGTEHVESALAASGRSLVVLDDAEVEDDLVGDMTQVLTSMCARLYGRRSARRRAQAAVDAARTGTESPA comes from the coding sequence GTGAAGTTGACGGAGTGGGCGCGCACGCAAGGGGTTTCGTACCGGAGCGCGCTGAACTGGTTCCATGCGGGCACCCTGCCCGTGCCCGCCCGCCAACTGGCCACCGGCACCATCCTCGTCGAAGAGCCGGTCGCCACCGGCGGCCGCACCGCCGCCTACTGCCGCGTCTCCAGCACCGACCGGAAACCCGACCTGGAACGCCAGGCGGGCCGGGTCGCCGCCGAATGCGGACGCCGCGGCATCACCCTGGACGCCACCGTCACCGAAACCGGTTCCGCCCTCGACGGCAACCGGCCCAAGCTGCACGCGCTGCTGCGTGATGCGTCGGTGGCCACGATCGTGGTCGAGCACCGCGACCGGCTGGCCCGCTTCGGCACCGAGCACGTGGAGTCGGCCCTGGCCGCCTCGGGCCGGTCGCTGGTCGTCCTCGACGACGCCGAGGTCGAGGACGACCTGGTGGGCGACATGACCCAGGTGCTGACGTCGATGTGCGCCCGGCTGTACGGGCGCCGGTCGGCTCGGCGCCGCGCGCAGGCGGCCGTGGACGCCGCCCGCACCGGGACGGAGTCTCCGGCGTGA
- a CDS encoding S-(hydroxymethyl)mycothiol dehydrogenase: MTQEVRGVVARTENAPVETETILIPDPGPGEAVVRVQACGVCHTDLHYKLGGISDDFPFLLGHEAAGVVESVGAGVSDVAPGDFVVLNWRAVCGQCRACKRGRPWYCFDTHNARQPMTLTDGTPLSPALGIGAFSDKTLVAAGQCTKVDPGAAPSAVGLLGCGVMAGMGAAINTGNVGRGDSVAVIGCGGVGGAAIAGARLAGAATIVAVDLDRRKLDSARGMGATHTVDAHDRDPVDAVRELTGGFGADVVIEAVGRPETYRQAFYARDLAGTVVLVGVPTPGMTLELPFLDVFARGGALKSSWYGDCLPSRDFPMLTDLYRQGRLDLDAFVSETIPLDGIEGAFAKMEHGDVLRSVVLV, from the coding sequence ATGACGCAGGAAGTGCGCGGGGTCGTCGCGCGGACCGAGAACGCACCCGTCGAGACGGAGACCATCCTCATCCCCGACCCCGGCCCCGGAGAAGCCGTGGTGCGCGTGCAGGCGTGCGGAGTGTGCCACACGGACCTGCACTACAAGCTGGGCGGTATCAGCGACGACTTCCCCTTCCTGCTCGGCCACGAGGCCGCGGGCGTGGTGGAGTCGGTCGGCGCGGGGGTTTCCGACGTCGCGCCGGGCGACTTCGTGGTCCTCAACTGGCGGGCCGTGTGCGGACAGTGCCGCGCCTGCAAACGCGGCCGCCCCTGGTACTGCTTCGACACCCACAACGCGCGGCAACCGATGACGCTGACCGACGGCACGCCCCTCTCCCCCGCCCTGGGCATCGGCGCCTTCAGCGACAAGACGCTGGTCGCGGCCGGCCAGTGCACCAAGGTCGACCCCGGAGCCGCACCGAGCGCCGTCGGGCTGCTGGGGTGCGGAGTGATGGCCGGGATGGGCGCCGCCATCAACACCGGCAACGTGGGGCGCGGCGACAGCGTCGCGGTCATCGGCTGCGGCGGGGTCGGCGGGGCCGCGATCGCGGGCGCCCGCCTGGCAGGGGCCGCCACGATCGTCGCCGTGGACCTCGACCGCCGCAAGCTCGACTCCGCACGCGGAATGGGCGCCACCCACACCGTCGACGCCCACGACCGCGACCCCGTCGACGCGGTCCGGGAACTGACCGGCGGGTTCGGCGCCGACGTCGTCATCGAGGCCGTGGGCCGCCCCGAGACCTACCGGCAGGCGTTCTACGCCCGCGACCTGGCGGGCACCGTGGTGCTGGTGGGGGTGCCGACCCCGGGGATGACGCTGGAACTGCCGTTCCTGGACGTCTTCGCGCGCGGCGGGGCGCTGAAGTCGTCGTGGTACGGCGACTGCCTGCCCAGCCGCGACTTCCCGATGCTCACCGACCTCTACCGGCAGGGGCGCCTGGACCTGGACGCGTTCGTGTCGGAGACGATTCCGCTGGACGGTATCGAGGGCGCGTTCGCCAAGATGGAGCACGGCGACGTGCTGCGCTCGGTCGTGCTGGTGTGA
- a CDS encoding MalY/PatB family protein codes for MSLERALDAVTIEDLRSRGGIKWTLHGEDTLGAFIAEMDFGTAPAVTGALHAAVDAGDLGYPPPRIAAAMRRACADWQRDRYGWHVDPADVHPVADVVKGFETAVEHFSRPGSPVILPTPAYMPFLTVPQGLGRDIVEVPMAFDGTRHVFDLDAIDAAFRAGGHLLTLCNPYNPLGRVFTADELAALSEVVERHGGRVFADEIHGPLTYPGHRHVPYAAVSPEAAGHTLTATSASKAFNVPGLKCAQLITSNAADAAVMARIGPVLAHGAGNFGMTAATAAYTSGGDWLDDVVAYLDGNRHELAALLAEHLPGVGFTPPEGTYLAWLDFRGLGLGEHPGRVLHEQARTVLVDGPDCGEPGRGFARLNFATPRPVLRELVARMAAGVRTAGRPA; via the coding sequence AGATGGACTTCGGCACCGCGCCGGCGGTCACCGGCGCCCTGCACGCCGCCGTGGACGCCGGGGACCTCGGATACCCGCCGCCGCGCATCGCCGCGGCGATGCGCCGCGCCTGCGCCGACTGGCAGCGCGACCGCTACGGCTGGCACGTCGATCCCGCCGACGTCCACCCGGTCGCCGACGTGGTCAAGGGCTTCGAAACCGCCGTCGAGCACTTCTCCCGCCCCGGCAGCCCCGTCATCCTGCCCACCCCGGCCTACATGCCGTTCCTGACGGTTCCGCAGGGACTGGGCCGCGACATCGTCGAGGTCCCCATGGCCTTCGACGGCACCCGCCACGTCTTCGACCTCGACGCGATCGACGCCGCCTTCCGCGCCGGCGGCCATCTCCTCACCCTGTGCAACCCCTACAACCCGCTGGGCCGGGTGTTCACCGCCGACGAGCTGGCAGCGCTGAGCGAGGTCGTCGAGCGCCACGGCGGCCGCGTCTTCGCCGACGAGATCCACGGGCCCCTGACCTACCCGGGACACCGGCACGTGCCCTACGCCGCGGTGTCGCCCGAGGCCGCCGGCCACACGCTCACCGCCACCTCGGCGTCCAAGGCCTTCAACGTCCCCGGTCTCAAGTGCGCGCAGCTCATCACGAGCAACGCCGCCGACGCCGCGGTCATGGCCCGCATCGGACCGGTACTGGCCCACGGCGCCGGCAACTTCGGCATGACCGCCGCCACCGCCGCCTACACCTCCGGCGGCGACTGGCTGGACGACGTGGTCGCCTACCTCGACGGCAACCGGCACGAGCTCGCCGCGCTGCTGGCCGAGCACCTGCCCGGGGTCGGCTTCACCCCGCCCGAAGGCACCTACCTGGCCTGGCTGGACTTCCGCGGGCTGGGGCTGGGCGAGCACCCCGGCCGCGTGCTGCACGAGCAGGCCCGCACCGTCCTCGTCGACGGCCCCGACTGCGGCGAACCCGGGCGGGGGTTCGCCCGCCTCAACTTCGCCACGCCGCGGCCGGTCCTGCGCGAACTGGTGGCCCGGATGGCGGCGGGCGTGCGCACCGCCGGGCGCCCGGCCTGA